Proteins found in one Bacillota bacterium genomic segment:
- a CDS encoding P-II family nitrogen regulator — protein MEKSSLAESQFELVYVIVNYGLGSKALRIAKKNGVSGGTIMLGRGTVQNRWLKLLEITDVRKEIVMMIAEKDVGRNAVKAIDKEFNFSKPSHGIGFSIPVGAYIHSGDDKYKFNDGGGDGVYQAIFVVVDKGKGEVVMDTARAAGARGGTIINARGSGIHETTKVLNMEIEPEKEVVLMLTPKEQVEDIVTAVREELQIDLPGNGIIFVQSVSETYGILK, from the coding sequence ATGGAGAAGTCGAGTCTGGCGGAAAGTCAATTTGAGCTGGTTTATGTGATTGTAAATTACGGGTTGGGAAGTAAAGCCCTCCGGATTGCAAAAAAGAATGGTGTATCGGGCGGCACGATCATGCTCGGCAGAGGTACAGTTCAAAACCGCTGGCTGAAGCTCTTAGAGATTACTGATGTCCGCAAAGAGATCGTGATGATGATTGCTGAAAAAGATGTTGGCAGAAATGCGGTTAAGGCTATTGACAAAGAGTTCAATTTCAGCAAACCGTCTCATGGTATTGGCTTTTCCATTCCAGTTGGCGCTTATATTCATTCAGGAGATGACAAATACAAGTTTAATGATGGCGGAGGTGACGGCGTGTATCAGGCGATTTTCGTGGTGGTAGATAAAGGTAAGGGTGAAGTGGTTATGGATACAGCTAGAGCTGCAGGAGCTCGTGGAGGAACGATAATTAACGCCCGCGGCTCTGGTATTCATGAAACAACCAAGGTTTTAAACATGGAGATAGAGCCAGAAAAAGAGGTTGTGCTGATGCTCACCCCAAAGGAACAGGTTGAGGATATTGTAACCGCAGTCAGGGAAGAGCTGCAGATTGATCTGCCTGGCAACGGCATCATATTTGTTCAGTCGGTAAGCGAGACATATGGGATTCTAAAATAG